GGAGCGTGGTGCTTAGTCTGAAGGATAAAGCCATAAAATATAAGTTCTGTCATTTCAAGCTGTGGTACaggcagaaaggagaaagatTAGGTTATgttgggggagggaagtgggAGTGTGCCCCTGAAGGCATCTCACATATGACTGCAGGTAAATGGCTAGTGGTCATTTCCATCCATGTAGCTCTGACTCCTTAGcacagttcacacacacacacacacaggtctcATTAGGGCTGGCGGAAGTTGCAAAAGGGGACCCCAGGGATAGTCCATCTGTACTGACCTGAGCCTCTCGTCTGTGTTACACTTCCCCCAAGGAAGAAGTCCCTCCTGGTGAACAACATCTTTGTGGTGGCCGCAGTGTTCCTGTTTGGCTTTAGCCACAGAGCAGGCTCCTTTGAGATGATCATGCTGGGACGGCTGCTCATGGGAGTCAGTGCAGGTATGGGAGTCAGTGCAGCGTCTCATCCTGCCTCTCCATTcctactcattcatttattcccttcattaatttattctctttattcattgatttactTTTCATTctcacctttttttcttctttttaaaaattcaatgagaagcagggaggcagagacagactcctgcatgagccctgaccaggatccgctcagcgagcccactagggggcgatgctctgcccatctggggtgatgctccattgctcatcaaccgagctcttagtgcctgaagtggaggccatggagccatccacagtgcttgggtcaactttgcaccaatggagccttggctgcgggaggggaagagagagaaagaggagaggggtaggggtggagaagcagatgggcgcttctcctgtgtgccctgactgggaatcgaaccctggacttccacacaccaggctgacgctctactgctgagccaactggctggggcctgACCTGGGGTCTCTTATGAGGAGGTCAAACCGTCAGGCAGGACTGCAGCCCTCTGCAGATTTGACTGAGGTTGGAGGATCTGCTCCCAAGTTGGCAGGAGTCCACAGCTTCTCAGCCTATGGGTCTCcctcacaacatggcagctggTTTCCTCCAAAGGAAGtgatcaaaaggaaagaaagagcacATGCATGTGTGCTTAAGGAGGAAGCCCCAGTGTTTTTACTGTCCTAATCTCAGAAGTCAAACACCATTAGTTTTGCCAGTTTACTTGTGAGAAGTGAGTCACTAAAAGCAGCCCACACTTTAGGGAAAAGGGATTAGATCAGACTTTGTGCCCCCAGGACCTAGCACAGAAGGAATCCCTCCCAACATGTTTGTAGGAAGAGCAGGGGTTCCTCTGAGACTTTTAGGTAATCAGTGAACCCACCTTCTTTCCCACTCCCTGCACCCAGTgcttagagagagacaggacctaATGAGACCTGCTTCCCAGTCCCAGTTTGGGAGGGAATAGACCAGCACTCCCTGCAGTATTCTCAGATGCATGATGCTCACTGTGGCCTGGCTTTTGCCAGATGTCATTATCTGGGGTGGGTAGTGAGAGTCCAGTTCTGATTTCCCACTGGTTTCCTGGGTGCCAGATGTCTTTCTGGGGAAGTCGGAAATGACGTAAGAACCTACAGCAGTAGAGGTCAACGAAAGCATCGATGTGAGAGCCAGGACAGCTGGTGGGCATCTGGACaccacccttcccttctcctcccactgcCCACTCAGCTCCCGCAGAACCCTTACGTCCATCCCAGTGACAGGGTCTAGAAAGACTCGATGACCACAGTGGGACTGTGGTGAGGGGACAGGATGGGAGCAGATCTGAGAAAGACTTCTCTCTCAGAAATTCTGGGAATGGTCCTGGAGTCCTGCTGGCCCTATAGCAGGTAGGAGGGGCCCCTCTGAGTATACAGGGTAAGGGAGCAGCACTCAGTGCTAGGACCAGCAAGTGCCAAGGAGGTGGCGGAGGCAGGCTCAGGCATTGCGGGAGCCCAGCCTGATGGCTGACTGTCTGCTGTGCACTCGTCCAGGTGTGAGCATGAACATCCAGCCCATGTACCTGGGGGAGAGTGCGCCCAAGGAGCTCCGAGGAGCTGTGGCCATGTCCTCAGCCATCTTCACTGCCCTGGGGATTGTGATGGGTCAGGTGGTCGGACTTAGGTAAGTGACCCCACCATGTGCAGAGTGGTTTGAGGGGTGCCTTTTTGCCTACATTTCTCCCTACCTGTTAAGTAGATTAAGGCATTGCTTCTTTGTATTAAGGTATTGAAACCTGTCCACTTCCATCTGTGTACCTGTCAGTACACAGAATGAGTATCAGTCAGCCACACTTCAGTTTGAATCACACTTTTCCATCTTCTTCAGAGCAGGAAGCAGAAAACAGGTCTTGACGGAGAAAAGGGTGAAAGTTTGGGCTTTTAATGGTAGCATGTTTTGGTCATcctggaaaagagagaggacagcAAAGCCTGGAGCCCTGGAAAGAAGAGTTGTTAGGGATAAGGTGGGGCCATAACCCTGCCTTGTCCTGGGTCCTTACCTGGGTGGGAGGGATCTTGGTACCTTGGGTGGGAGGGAGCTGGTTAGGAAGAAGCACAGAGCAATGCAGACCCTCTGCCCTTAAAGGGCAGGCAGACAAGGGAGTGGAGGATGGGAGGTAGGTGGTTAGGGGAAAGGCAGGCAGGTAGGGGGAAGGGCTCTGGCAAGGAAGTATTGTGGCCtgacctctcctctgtctctccaggGAGCTCCTGGGTGGCCCGCAGGCCTGGCCCCTGCTGCTGGCCAGCTGCCTGGTGCCTGGAGTGCTCCAGTTGgcctccctgcccctgctccctgaGAGCCCACGCTACCTCCTCATTGACCGTGGAGACACGGAGGCCTGCCTGGCCGGTGAGTCCCTGACCTCAGGCTCCCAGACCCCTCTTGACCAATGGGCACATCTGCCCAGAGCACATGGGTCTTGTTTCTCAGGTTTCTTTTATCGGGGAAAGCTGTCCTTTTCTTTGTACTATCTATCAATCTCTTCAAAATCCTTTACAAGGTGCTGTCCTGAGTGCCAGGAACCCCAGGGTGGTACAGAGAAATAGCCTcccccatgcacacacatgcaagaTGAAAAACCATGTTAGATTTCACGGTCCCAATGAAAACTGGGTGCTGATAGTCTTACCATTAGCTATGGCCACAGTAATGTTGCCCAAGGAACTATCCTTAAGTCTTTGATTTAAAACAACAATCATTGACTGCATCTTCTACTTATTTACTCGTTGGGCTGGCTGCACAGCTCTGCTGATCTTTACTGGGCTGGCTCATGGTGTTGGATTCTGCTGAGGATTGGCCAGTGCAGGCTGGTCTGGGCTGGAGCAGTTCAGCTCTGTTGCACAtacctctcctctcactctcgGTACCAAACAACTTGCCCAGGAATGTTCTTATTACAGTGATGGCAGGGGTACAAGAAAACAAATCCAGTTGATTAAGCACTTTCCCAACCTTTGGTCCCCTCATACCCATTAATACCCATTGACCCAAGAGAGGCATGTTGCTGGAACTGAAGTTAAGGGATGAGAAAACCAATGGCATATCCTCTCACATGGGAAGGGGCGTGGATTTAGGAAGGGTGAAGACAGGGCCCGGTAATATACTCTTCTCGGCTGCCCATCATGCCACAATTAGTATTCATGTCTCTCCACTGTGTAGCTGCTTACTGCCATCTGGGACTGCTCTCCAAAGTCTTATCCAATCATGGCAGCGGGCTTGAGgtccagtatctttttttttttttaattttttaaaagcaagctgctttatttttaatttttttttttttttttttttttttttttttttgcatttttccgaatctggaaacggggagacagtcagacagactcccgcatgcgcccgaccgggatccacccagcacgcccaccagggggtgtgctcggcccctttggggcgtcgctctgttgcatccagagccattccagcacctgaggcaggggccacagagccatcctcagtgcccgggccatcctcgctccaatggagcctcggctgcgggaggggaagagagagtcagaaaagaaggagagggggaggggcggagaagcagatgggcgcttctcctgtatgccctggctgggaatcgaatccgagactcccgcacgccaggccgacgctccaccaccgagccaactggccagggccgaggtcCAGTATCTTAAGATCACATCAAGTCTATATGTGTCTTCTCTTGATCCAGAGACCTAGGAGCTAAAAAACAGAAGCCTTCCATTCTTCCTGTACTCAGTGTGAAAGCGGGACAGTGTAACTAGAACTGTTATCTCAAAGAAGGTGGCAAGGTAGCAGAAAGTAGCCACCGAGCATAGTAATGCTGAAGTGCCCCTGGGAAAACACTGCCAGATTCCCCTGCCTTGGAGGTGGGGAATGTCTCTAACCCCAGGGAGAGGCTCCCCATCCCATGGTTTCCCCAGGATTTTTCTTCTGCTCTCCAAGGTGCCCTtccacttgaccaggtggtggcacagtggatagagcatcaacctgggatgctgaggactcaggtttgaacccccaaggtcgctggcttgagcacagggtcgctggcttgagcaagcttAGAATACTCATCTGAAAGCAGTTAGTTTATGTTTTCAGTGCTTGGAGATCTGTTCACCCACGTCCAGAAAGTTCCTTAggtctggtttgtttgttttttcctacaCTACTGCATTACACACATGGGCTTTCAGTTGTCTAGCCTCCTCACCATTCTCTGGTCTTAGAACCAATACATAAACACAGGTCCTAGTTATGGTAGCACCCACTCCTTATAccaatttatttatcagttttctATTTCTGCCTAACAATCACTGCATCTCAGTGGCCAACAAAAGAAGCAATTGTTTAGCTCAAGCCTGTGTGAGTTTTCTGGGTTGGCTGATGTAGGCTGGgtctggctggttgctcagctCCTTTTGGTCACTCATGCAGGTCAGCTGGCATTGGTTGATCTAGTATGGTATCAGTGGGGCTATCTCTGCTCCTTCTGGGACCAGTGGCCTAGCCTAGCAACTTTTGTGTTGaagagcaaataaaaatgaataaggtcCCTTAAGGCCTTAAAACAGGGTGTATGCTCTCCTTACAGACTCATTCTATTGGTCAGAGCAAGTCACATATCTGAGCCCAGCATTAAGGGATGTGTACTTGCCTGGGGTGCTGACACTGTGAGGATTTCAGTCCTCTTTAAACCAATTCTCATTCCAGGTCACTCTGTTAATGTGGTGAGTTGCCTGTTTAGAGGAAACAACTGCAAAATCACACAGCAAAGGGCATGGATACAGGTGGAGGGTGAAGAATTAAGGACAATGATGGTAATCTACCACAATTGCCAGTGTCCTGTTGTTACTGACAAATTTGAGTTCTTGTCTCCTGATGTAAAGGAATTTAGACCAAGGACACTAATAAAAAGCAAAGGCAGCTTTATTGAGGCTCTCCAGAGTGCAAGAACACAGAGATAGGTCCCCAGGTTCTGTGCCCTGAATGTGGggtttgaggtttttgtttttttgggttttttgtattttttctgaagttggaaacagggaggcagtagacagactcccgcctgtgcccgaccgggatccacccagcatgcccaccaggcgatgctctgctgcaaccagagccattctagcgcctgaggcagaggccgtagagccatcctcagcacccgggccaactttgctccaatggagccttggctgtgggaggggaagagagagacagagaggaaggagagggggaggggtggagaagcagatgggtgcttctcctgtgtgctgtggccgggaatcgaacccgggactcctgcatgccaggctgacactttaccactgagccaaccagccagggccgggtttAAGGGTTTAAATGGCTTGAGGACACGGAAGTTGCTGGGGTTAACCAATCAGGGAGTAGATTAGCAGGCTTCTCCTTTTTTGGAACACAGATATCTGGGAAGCGAACACATCAGTGAAGCGAAGCATTCTGGGATTATGCAGCACTTATTATGGGATGCAGGAAGGGACTTTCCCAACCAGGTATTGAGTTTGTCTCTGATTTGTGGCTTAGCTTTAGATCTGTAAAAGAAACTTAGAAGTCAGGTTAGCTCCTGGACCACTGTTTTGTAACCACCTATTGATAACTGCCATAGTTCTAGCAGGGCTTGACATGGTGGAACAATTTTGGGggacattttattctgttttactgTCTGGTGGATCCACAAAATCCCGAGGTTCTACAGCCCTTTCTGGTCCATGATGCTGTGGAGTGACAGGGCTGGGAAGATCACCCCATCTGACCACAGGggcccagagagaaaggggagtaaGGATGGGAAGCTCAGTGGGGGGACCAAAGAGAGGCCAGGGGAAAGAGGGCTCAGTACCCCATCTCCTGTCCCAGCACTGCAGCGGCTGCGAGGCACCACGGACTTGGCGTTGGAGCTGGCAGAGTTGGAAGAGGAGCGCACTGCCTGCCAGGGCCTGCGAGCACGGCGCCCGTGGGAGCTGTTCCAGGATGGCACCCTGCGGAGGCAAGTGACAAGCCTCGTAATCCTGGGCAGTGCCATGGAGCTCTGTGGGAACGACTCGGTGGGTCCCTGTCATTGTCCCTGTCCTCCAGCCccagggatgggggttggggaagCCTGTGTGCTGCAGGCCCCTAGGAGTCACAGGAGGTTGGAGGGAGTCAGTGCCCCAGAGCTGACCCTGCACCCACCTCCCCAGATATACACCTATGCCTCTTCCATGTTCCGGGAGGCGGGAATCCCCCAGGAGAAAGTCCAGTATGTCATCATTGGGACCGGGTGCTGCGAGCTGCTCATGGCTTTTGTCGGTGTGAGTCTGGCTCTGGGATGTTCCTTCCCAGTCCTGTGGGAGAAGGGGAACCTGGGGTGCTGACACCATGAGGATTTCATTCCTCTTTAAACCAATGCCCATTCCAGGTCACTCTGTTAATGTGGTGAGTTGCCCGGcctttattgagcatctactgtttGCCTGCCGGGCACTCAAACTGCTATCAATATtttgagatgagaaaactgaatgaAGTTGAGTGACCTCTGGGAAATCAATTCTTAATCTCCTGAAGCAATAAACTCTGCCCTATTCCACCACCAGCTTCTTCATGAGGTCCCTCCCCACTGCCTACCCCCATACCAGGGGACCATGGCCCAGGTGCCTGGGCCAGTTACTTGGGGCCCATTTCCCTTTGCAGTGCGTGGCCATTGAGAAGGTGGGCCGACAGGTGCTGCTGATAGGGGGATACTGCCTGATGACCTGCTGGGGAAGCATCTTCACAGTGGCCCTGTGCTTGCAGGTAGCTGGGCAGGGATATGGggtgggtgctgggtgctggctgatctccacctcaccccacccctctgcTGCAGAACTCCTTCCACTGGATGCCCTACCTGGCCATGTCCTGCATCTTTGCCTTCATCCTCAGCTTTGGCATCGGCCCTGGTGAGTGGGCTTAAGGGGGCACTGGGCTTTAGGAATTCCTGAAGGAACATAGACATCTGGGTAAGAGACAGGTGGAGGGAGGCCTGACTAGCAGTCCcttgtccctccctccttccagctGGAGTGACAGGAATCCTGCCCATGGAGCTGTTTGATCAGACGGCTCGGCCTGCTGCTTACATGGTCTGTGGGGCGCTCATGTGGACCATGCTCTTCCTGGTTGGACTGGGGTACCCCTTCATTATGGTAGGCCTGCCCCTGTCCtggagcagggggtggggagactgCCTTAGGTTTTGTCCCTGTGAGCATGAAAACCCCAACAGGAGACCTCCACCCAAGGAGACTGGGACTGAAGGGGGTGGGACTTCCCtaagcaaagaaagacaagtcGCTGTTCAAGACCTGTTATGAGACCTTCCACCTTGGGGTTGGATGGGGCCACACTGGGTCTCAGAGTCTCTTTTTAACCTACAGAAGGGATTGTCCTActtcttctttgtgcctttcCTTGGTGTCTGTGTCTGTGCGGCTATCTACACCAGTgttttcctccctgagaccaaagGCAAGACCTTCCTGGAAATCTCTGAAGAATTACACAGACTCAACTTCCCCAGGCGGAGCCAGGGCCCCACATGGAGGGGCCCTAAGGTTATCCAGTCCACAGAGCTGTAGCCCCACAGGTGTGGCTGGGGCCCAGATCCACTGCTGCTCTTCCCTTTGCTTCCTCTCCATTCACTGGCTTctgtatttgttcatttaatgggtgcttattaaataaacacctactatgtgcaggcaTGGTGCCAGCTACCTAACAATGGTGAGCAAGAGAGATGGAGCCAGGACCTCTTGGTGCTCCCTGTCTAAAGGCAGTTCATGAACAGGAAACCAGTAAAAAACATCACTACAAACCAAGAGAAatacagtgaaagaaaaatacaggtCGTGAAGGGTGTGCATACCTGGGGGTGAGGGCTGACTTAGTGTGAGAAGGGTGGGTCAGAAAAGGATTTTCTGaggaattgattttttaaaaagtcaacttcattgaggtataatttacatacattaaATGTATAGTAAGTCCCCGAGTTACAAACTTCCAACTTCTGTACAACTCATACTTATGAATAGAAcaccataagggctattggtaatcaactgcagttagACATCAATGAAAACGATATAGAGTTACTTGACTTCTGTgccaaagaactaaccaatgaagattttatggaactagagcagcagttGATAgtgtttagggaagaaaacaggaacctagaaactccagaactgaaTGAGTTTTCTacaagagttagctgatgcttttttcATCTCagtgaagcaggaatggcaaagttagaggagcaagatcctgatacagagaggctCACCAAAGTTTACCGTACAGTTACCACAGGCCTgtgatgctacagggccatttatgatgagaaaaagaaaagctctgtacaaacttcCCTTAATGCCGACATCAAGAAACTGATttcagcagcagaatcaaacccagactttaaccccagtcccatcctctccagtTAAGTCCattatcttctgcatcatccaagattgtttaaggttgtatttgaaatttttaagtatgtatatgcatggaaaggtaaaaataaatactacgttaagacaaacatctaagttgcatttaataggtaaatgtaccagttccaacttacatacacaTTCAacctaagaacaaacctacaggaCCTATGTTGTTTGTTATCTGGGGGCTGCCTGTATCCATATTAAGTATACATTTgatgagttgttttgtttttttttttgtatttccctgaagctggaaacggggagagatagtcagacacactcccgcatgcacccgactgggatccacctggcacgcccaccagggcgatgctctgcccaccagggggcgacgccccgCCCCTCCAGGGCACAGCTcagccgtgaccagagccaccccagcgcctggggcagaggccaaggagccagccccagcgcgcccgggccatccttgctccaatggagcctcggctgtgggaggggaagagagagacagagaggaaggaggggagggggggtggagaagcaaatgggcgcttctcctatgtgccctggccaggaatcgaacccgggtcccccacacgccaggccgacgctctaccgctgagccaaccggccagggcctacatttgatgagttttgacagatTTATCCACCCAGGAAACCACCAAACCACCACAATCAAGGTAGAACATTACTGTCACCCCAGAATCTCCCTTTGCAATTAataacagccccccccccagccccaagCAACCATTGACCTATGTTCTGTCTTTACAAGTCAGATTTGCCTTTGTTAGAATTTGACGTAATTCCATGTATGTGTGCATTTGTTTCTGGCTTGGCTTCAGATAGTTTTTGAAATTCATGCAGGTTGCTGgatatattagtatatattcctttgtatttctgagtAGTAGTCTACTGTATGGATATTCCATAattgtttatctatttatctattggtAGACACTTGAGCTATCCCTAATTCTTGGCCATCATGAATAAAACTGCTGTGAAATTCCTGAACAGGTTGTTGTATagatatatcttttcatttcctttgggtaaATGAGTCTGAGTTTAATAATGAAGGTGTATTTAGCTGTAAAAGAAACTTTTCCAAAGTGATTATATTGTTTGACATTCACACTAGCAATGAATGAGAATTCCAGATGTTCCAAATTCTCATCAGCACCTACCtggtattgtcagtctttttGATGTAGTCATTCTAGTGAGTGCATAatggtgtctcattgtggtttaattgaggtatttccctgatgacacaaaatgttgagcatctttccatctGCTCAATATGGCCATTCATCTATCTTCTCTTTGAAGaatctattcaaatatttttatttatttttttcatttcagtttttagGGAAGTTTTACATTCATAGCAAAAATGAAAGctacagagatttcccatgtgCCTCCTACATGTTCTCCCACACACACAGCACCTCCCCTATTATCATCATCTCCCACCAGAGTGGGACATTTGTTATTATCAGTGAACCTACAGTTACATATCATTGTCACTCAAAGTACATAGTTCATATCAGGGTTAACTCTTGGGGCTGTACAGTCTGTGACGAATGTATAATCATGTGTATCCATCATAGTGGTATCATAAACACTAGTTTCATTGCTTTAAaaatcctaggccctggccagttggctcaatgaatagagcattgactggtgtgtggatgtcctgggttcaatcccctgtcacggtgcacatgagaagcgaccatctgcttatctttctctcactctccccccttttttctctcttcccttctcgcagccggtggctcaattggtccaagtgttggccttagccactgaggatagctcagttggtccaagtgtcggccttaggcattgaggatagcttggttagtccaAGTGTCGCcttaggcattgaggatagctaggttgatttcgagcatcagcccaagacaggttgtcggtcagggtgcatgcaggagtgtatctcccttcctcttacttaaaaaaaaaatcctctgtgtTCTGCCTGTGGGTGGGGTGGAGGTAGGGGGGTTGGAGGGAGGATGCTAGCCTCAGAGGCTGGTTATCACA
The DNA window shown above is from Saccopteryx bilineata isolate mSacBil1 chromosome 2, mSacBil1_pri_phased_curated, whole genome shotgun sequence and carries:
- the SLC2A11 gene encoding solute carrier family 2, facilitated glucose transporter member 11 isoform X3 translates to MKALQRLIQGRVLLLTICAAGIGGTFQFGYNLSIINAPTLHIQEFTNQTWRARTGQPLPDHLVLLIWSLIVSLYPLGGLFGALLAGPLAIMLGRKKSLLVNNIFVVAAVFLFGFSHRAGSFEMIMLGRLLMGVSAGVSMNIQPMYLGESAPKELRGAVAMSSAIFTALGIVMGQVVGLRELLGGPQAWPLLLASCLVPGVLQLASLPLLPESPRYLLIDRGDTEACLAALQRLRGTTDLALELAELEEERTACQGLRARRPWELFQDGTLRRQVTSLVILGSAMELCGNDSIYTYASSMFREAGIPQEKVQYVIIGTGCCELLMAFVGCVAIEKVGRQVLLIGGYCLMTCWGSIFTVALCLQNSFHWMPYLAMSCIFAFILSFGIGPAGVTGILPMELFDQTARPAAYMVCGALMWTMLFLVGLGYPFIMKGLSYFFFVPFLGVCVCAAIYTSVFLPETKGKTFLEISEELHRLNFPRRSQGPTWRGPKVIQSTEL
- the SLC2A11 gene encoding solute carrier family 2, facilitated glucose transporter member 11 isoform X4, giving the protein MHLHLSAQIRCWPLVGMNAPPLVQRSRASPRAATAGTSSGGQSRPCGPLLSRMLEKCIQGRVLLLTICAAGIGGTFQFGYNLSIINAPTLHIQEFTNQTWRARTGQPLPDHLVLLIWSLIVSLYPLGGLFGALLAGPLAIMLGRKKSLLVNNIFVVAAVFLFGFSHRAGSFEMIMLGRLLMGVSAGVSMNIQPMYLGESAPKELRGAVAMSSAIFTALGIVMGQVVGLRELLGGPQAWPLLLASCLVPGVLQLASLPLLPESPRYLLIDRGDTEACLAALQRLRGTTDLALELAELEEERTACQGLRARRPWELFQDGTLRRQVTSLVILGSAMELCGNDSIYTYASSMFREAGIPQEKVQYVIIGTGCCELLMAFVGCVAIEKVGRQVLLIGGYCLMTCWGSIFTVALCLQNSFHWMPYLAMSCIFAFILSFGIGPAGVTGILPMELFDQTARPAAYMVCGALMWTMLFLVGLGYPFIMCFPP
- the SLC2A11 gene encoding solute carrier family 2, facilitated glucose transporter member 11 isoform X1, whose protein sequence is MHLHLSAQIRCWPLVGMNAPPLVQRSRASPRAATAGTSSGGQSRPCGPLLSRMLEKCIQGRVLLLTICAAGIGGTFQFGYNLSIINAPTLHIQEFTNQTWRARTGQPLPDHLVLLIWSLIVSLYPLGGLFGALLAGPLAIMLGRKKSLLVNNIFVVAAVFLFGFSHRAGSFEMIMLGRLLMGVSAGVSMNIQPMYLGESAPKELRGAVAMSSAIFTALGIVMGQVVGLRELLGGPQAWPLLLASCLVPGVLQLASLPLLPESPRYLLIDRGDTEACLAALQRLRGTTDLALELAELEEERTACQGLRARRPWELFQDGTLRRQVTSLVILGSAMELCGNDSIYTYASSMFREAGIPQEKVQYVIIGTGCCELLMAFVGCVAIEKVGRQVLLIGGYCLMTCWGSIFTVALCLQNSFHWMPYLAMSCIFAFILSFGIGPAGVTGILPMELFDQTARPAAYMVCGALMWTMLFLVGLGYPFIMKGLSYFFFVPFLGVCVCAAIYTSVFLPETKGKTFLEISEELHRLNFPRRSQGPTWRGPKVIQSTEL
- the SLC2A11 gene encoding solute carrier family 2, facilitated glucose transporter member 11 isoform X5 → MLGRKKSLLVNNIFVVAAVFLFGFSHRAGSFEMIMLGRLLMGVSAGVSMNIQPMYLGESAPKELRGAVAMSSAIFTALGIVMGQVVGLRELLGGPQAWPLLLASCLVPGVLQLASLPLLPESPRYLLIDRGDTEACLAALQRLRGTTDLALELAELEEERTACQGLRARRPWELFQDGTLRRQVTSLVILGSAMELCGNDSIYTYASSMFREAGIPQEKVQYVIIGTGCCELLMAFVGCVAIEKVGRQVLLIGGYCLMTCWGSIFTVALCLQNSFHWMPYLAMSCIFAFILSFGIGPAGVTGILPMELFDQTARPAAYMVCGALMWTMLFLVGLGYPFIMKGLSYFFFVPFLGVCVCAAIYTSVFLPETKGKTFLEISEELHRLNFPRRSQGPTWRGPKVIQSTEL
- the SLC2A11 gene encoding solute carrier family 2, facilitated glucose transporter member 11 isoform X2, whose protein sequence is MENEPEPPLQPRTQIQGRVLLLTICAAGIGGTFQFGYNLSIINAPTLHIQEFTNQTWRARTGQPLPDHLVLLIWSLIVSLYPLGGLFGALLAGPLAIMLGRKKSLLVNNIFVVAAVFLFGFSHRAGSFEMIMLGRLLMGVSAGVSMNIQPMYLGESAPKELRGAVAMSSAIFTALGIVMGQVVGLRELLGGPQAWPLLLASCLVPGVLQLASLPLLPESPRYLLIDRGDTEACLAALQRLRGTTDLALELAELEEERTACQGLRARRPWELFQDGTLRRQVTSLVILGSAMELCGNDSIYTYASSMFREAGIPQEKVQYVIIGTGCCELLMAFVGCVAIEKVGRQVLLIGGYCLMTCWGSIFTVALCLQNSFHWMPYLAMSCIFAFILSFGIGPAGVTGILPMELFDQTARPAAYMVCGALMWTMLFLVGLGYPFIMKGLSYFFFVPFLGVCVCAAIYTSVFLPETKGKTFLEISEELHRLNFPRRSQGPTWRGPKVIQSTEL